The genomic segment ATCGGCAGCTTCGATTCCGATATCATTACGGCCGATTACCGGGTTCGCGGATTCACGCGCGATGTGGACGGAAAGAAGCTGTTCATGGATCACCGGATGACTTCAATTCAGGATTATATTGATGAAACGACTTTGGAAAAATATGATGCTACGGATATCAATGTTTATCAGGCGAATCTGTTTCATACTAAAATGCTGATTAAGGAACTGGATCTGCAGAATTATCTGTTTAACCGGGATGTACTGGAAATTCCTCCGAAAGAGCGGTTGAAAATCAGCAGCAGTTTACGCAGGGAAATGATCGAAATCTTCAGTGGTGCCAATATATTTGGCTGATTGTAAAAAATAGGACAGCCTGCCGGTCACCCGGACAGGCTTTAAAACGGAGAATGATGAAATAAAATGAACCAGCTGTCACAAAAACGGGCGCCTGTACTTGAAGCGCTGAACCGTTTTAAGGCCATGCGGGTTGTTCCGTTCGATGTACCCGGGCACAAGAGAGGGCGGGGAAACAGGGAACTGGCTGATTTTCTCGGCGACCGCTGCCTGTCGGTTGATGTCAATTCCATGAAGCCGCTCGACAACCTCTGCCATCCGGTTTTGGTCATCAGGGATGCGGAAGACCTCGCGGCTGAGGCATTCGGGGCGGAACACGCGTTTTTTATGGTGAACGGGACCACCTCAGCTGTCCAGAGTATGGTGATGAGTGTCTGCAAGCGCGGAGAAAAAATCATTATGCCGCGTAATGTGCACCGGAGCGCAATCAATGCCCTGATTCTGAGCGGTGCGGTGCCTGTCTATGTCAATCCCGGTATGAACCGTGATCTGGGGATCTCTCTGGGCATGTCTCTTGACGATGTCAGGCAGGCTGTGATCGAAAATCCGGATGCGAAAGCGGTCCTTGTCAACAATCCGACCTATTATGGCATCTGTTCCAATCTGAAGGCGATCACGGATCTGGCGCATGAATATGGCATGCGTGTTCTCGTTGATGAAGCACACGGCACGCACTTCTACTTTGGTGAACAGATGCCGGTGACCGCGATGGCCGCCGGTGCTGACATGGCTGCTGTCAGTATGCACAAGTCGGGCGGGTCGCTGACGCAGAGCTCGCTTTTGCTGACGAGTCATGGGATGAGTGAAGGGTATGTCCGCCAAATCATTAACCTGACGCAGACGACCAGCGGTTCCTATCTGCTGATCTCTTCGCTGGACATTTCCCGGCGTAATCTCGCTCTGAACGGCCGGCGGATTTTCAGCAGAGTCAGCACGATGGCGGAATATGCCCGGTCTGAGATCAACAGGATCGGCGGTTATTACGCCTTTTCAGGCGAGCTCATCAACGGGGATACCATTTATGATTTTGACCGGACGAAGCTGTCGATACACACCCTGGAGCTTGGTCTGGCGGGGATTGAGGTCTACGATACGCTGCGTGATGAATACGATATCCAGATTGAATTCGGTGATATTGGGAATATTCTGGCTTATCTGTCGATCGGTGACCGGATTCTGGATATCGAACGACTTGTCTCGGCATTGTCTGAAATCCGGAGGCAATATGCCGGAGATAAAACGGGCATGCTCAGCCAGGAATATATCCGGCCGCAGGTTGTGGCTGCGCCGCAGGAAGCGTTTTATGCGGAAAGTGAATCGGTTGCGCTCAATGAAAGCAGCGGCAGGATCTGCGGTGAATTTGTCATGTGCTATCCGCCCGGCATCCCGATTCTTGCTCCCGGCGAACGGATCACAGCCGATATATTAACGTATATCCGCTATGCGAAGGAAAGAGGCTGCTTTCTGACGGGTACCCGGGACAGCAGGGTCAATCGCCTGCAGGTGATCAAGTGAAACGTCAATCAGTGGGCGCGCAGGACGAGCCCGCGCAGGCGTTGCGACAGGACGCCCTCGTTTTTAACCTGCCCTGATTGCTCGTTGAACCCATCGGACGGCTGCGGACAGTGATCCCCCAGACATGTTCGTGTACCCTCATGGCCCTGAGGTGGTACTGCCCGTTCATGCGGGATAAAGGAGGCGAAGGGTTTGGAATTATGGTTTACGGAGAAGCATACGAAGCATGTGAAGTTTTCGATTCAGGTAGACAAACAGATCTATTCCGGCCGGAGTGAGTTTCAGCGAATCGACCTCTTTGATTCACCTGAATTCGGCCGGTTTCTGACCCTCGACGGCTATATGATGCTGACGGAGAAAGATGAATTTATCTATCACGAGATGATCATCCATGTCCCGATGGCTGTGCATCCTCAAGCAAAGCGTGTGCTCGTCATTGGAGGCGGAGACGGCGGTGCTGTCCGGGAACTGGTGCGTTATCCGGGCATTGAACAGATTGATCTCGTGGAAATTGACCGGCAGGTGGTCGAAGTCTGTAAAAAATTCTTGCCGCAAACCGCCGGCGGTCTGGACGACCCCGGGTGTCGATCCATTATGAGGACGGCCTGAAATTTGTTCGGACAAAAGATCAGGCATATGATTTAATTGTTGTAGATTCAACAGACCCGTTCGGCCCGGGTGAGGGGCTTTTTACCAAAGAGTTTTATGGCAATTGTTATAAAGCCCTTCGCGCAGACGGGCTGATGGTCAATCAGCAGGAAAGCCCCTTTTATCCTGTAGATGCCGTGGCGATGCAACGGGCGCACAAGCGGATTGTTGCCTCGTTCCCGGTCAGCCGCGTCTATCAGGCGCATATTCCCACTTATCCGTCGGGACACTGGCTGTTCGGATTCGCATCGAAAAAGGATCATCCGACAAAGGATTTTGATCCGGAAGCGTGGCTAAAACTCGGCCTCAGGACGCGATACTACAATCCGGACATTCATATCGGTGCCTTTGCCCTGCCGAACTATGTGAAGGATCTCTTGGAAGAAGTTGAGTAAGGACATTTAAGGAGGCGTTCATCAAATGGGAAAAGCGTTAATTATCGGAGCAGGCGGTGTCGCTGGTGTTGTGGTACACAAATGCTGCCAGAATCCGGCTGTTTTTGAAGAAATCTGCATTGCAAGCCGTACCGTATCCAAATGCGAGGCTTTAAAAAAGAAACTGGACGGAGGGCGGACAAAGATTCAGACGGCACAGGTCGACGCGAATCACGTTCCGGAACTGGTGGCACTGATTAAGAAGTTTCAGCCTGATATCGTGATTAACGTGGCCCTTCCGTATCAGGATCTGACCATTATGGACGCCTGCCTTGAGACCGGAGTGGACTATGTCGACACAGCCAATTATGAACCGGAGGATACGGCGAAGTTTGAATATAAATGGCAGTGGGCGTACCGGGACAGATTTAAGGAGGCCGGGATTACGGCTCTTCTCGGAAGCGGGTTCGACCCGGGCGTCACCGGTGTTTTTTCGGCCTACGCGCAGAAGCACTATTTTGATGAGATCCATCAGATTGATATACTTGATGCCAATGCAGGCGACCATGGCTATCCGTTCGCAACCAATTTCAACCCGGAGATCAATATCCGTGAAGTGACGGCAAAAGGCAGCTATTTTGAAAAAGGCCGGTTCATCGAAACGGAACCGATGTCGTTCAAAAAAGTCTATGATTTCCCGCAGATCGGACCGAAAGATATCTACCTGCTGCATCATGAAGAGATGGAGTCCCTCGCACTCCATATCAAAGGGATTAAGAAGATCAGATTCTGGATGACTTTCTCGCAGAGTTATCTGAACCATCTTCAGGTCCTGCAGGATGTCGGCATGACCTCGATTGAACCCATCAACTTCGAAGGAAAACAGATTGTCCCTCTGCAGTTTTTGAAGGCGGTTCTTCCGGATCCGGCTTCCCTTGGCCCGCGGACCAAAGGGAAAACGAATATCGGCTGCATCTTCCAGGGGACAAAAGGGGGCAGACCGGTCAGGTATTATGTGTACAACGTCTGTGATCACGAGGCGTGCTATAAGGAAGTCGGCTCGCAGGCTATCTCCTATACAACCGGTGTGCCGGCGATGATCGGAGCCTCGATGATCCTGACCGGCAAGTGGAAAAAGCCGGGTGTTTACAACATTGAAGAATTTGATCCCGATCCGTTCATGGACGCACTGAATCAGTTCGGACTGCCGTGGCAGGAGAGCTTTTCGCCGGAACTGATTGACTGAGGGGGCAGCTGATGGCTATTGATTTCAGGCAGACCCCTTCGCCTTGCTATATCGTTGATGAAGGGCTGCTCATTAAAAATCTGGAAATCCTGAATACGGTTGAACGTCAGACTGGCTGTAAGATTCTGCTGGCACAGAAGGCGTTTTCGATGTTTTCTCTTTATCCGCTGATGGGCAGATATCTGAGCGGCGTCGCCTCAAGTTCCCTGCATGAAGCGCGGCTCGGGCGTGAGGAAATGGATAAAGAGGTGCATGTTTACTCACCCGCTTACAGGGAAAGTGAATTTGATGAGATCCTGCACGTCGCCGATCATCTTGTTTTTAACTCCTTCAGCCAGTGGCGCCGGTTTCGCGACCGGGTGAAACAATCCGGGCAGCCTGTTTCCTGCGGGATCCGGGTGAATCCGGAATACTCGGAAGTCGCCGCCGGTTTGTATAATCCGTGTGCGCCATGTTCCCGGATGGGAGTCACACTGAAAAACTTTGAACCTGATGCGCTTGAGGGCCTTGAAGGCCTGCATTTTCACACCCTGTGTGAACAAAATTCAGATGCTCTGGAGCATACACTTTCCGCTGTAGATGAAAAGTTCGGCAGGTACCTGAAGCAGATGAAGTGGATCAACTTTGGCGGCGGACACCACATCACGCGTCCGGATTATGATCTGAGCCGGCTGAGGCGCTGCATCCGCTTCATGCAGGATAAGTATGATCTTCAGGTTTATCTGGAACCGGGTGAGGCGGTTGCGCTGAATGCGGGGTATCTCGTTGGAACTGTGCTGGATGTGATGCATAACGGCATGGATCTGGCTATACTGGATCTGTCAGCCACCTGCCATATGCCGGATGTGCTGGAGATGCCGTATCGCCCGGTGTTGATTGGAGCGGGAAAGCCTGGCGAAAAGTCGTTTACGTACCGCCTGGGTGGTCCGACCTGCCTTGCAGGAGACGTCATCGGTGATTATTCATTTGATCACCGGCTCCGCCCGGGAGATCGCCTGGTGTTCTGTGATATGGTCATATATTCCATGGTCAAGAACAATACGTTCAACGGCGTCGGTCTCCCGTCTATTGCTGTATTTAATGAAACAGACGGACTGCGTATCGTGAAATCTTTCAGTTATAAAGATTTCAAATCACGGCTGTCCTGAAAAAAGCCTGCCAATCGGCAGGCTTTTTCTTTAAAATATGAAAAATCTGACGATAATTGCAGGATTTTGAAAGAGGAAAAAAGAAAAGAGAATATAAGAAATTTGAGCGGACACAGTGACTGCGCCTTTTCTTATCAGACGCTTACAATCTGTTCTATAATTTAAATAAAGTAAAGCAAAAACTAAAGGAGATGTGGAAAATCGACGTGGTGGCGCACGCAGGGCTGTCCCAAATAAACGTATTTATTAAAAATGTTTTTTCACAGGACGACCCTCCTGCGCTACACGAATAAAGGACGATCTCCATCCGGTAATCACTGCTGAAAACCCTTAAGCCACTGGCTCCTGACGAATACATGACTGACCGGAGAACTGCTTATACTGAAACATAAGGAGGGATTCCATGAACAAATACGGATTTTATGCTGAATTCGATGGAAAGCAGTCGTTACCTGTTGAAATCAGCCGGCCTGAGGAAACCATGATTTCAGAGACCATGCTGTCATCAATCAAGGCTTTTGCGCGTAAAAAAGGGACGGAAGTGATCGGCGTGGATGAACTGAAAGACGGTGCCATGCGTGCTTATTTTCGCAAAAAAAAGTGGTTTCACAAAAATCCCGAAATCATTTATTATGTCAGTGAAATCACTGACCGTGATTCCTGAAGTCTGAACGCGAAGCAGAACCTGACCGCCTGCCTGCGTTCATTTTTCTTTATAACTTCAACCTGCGCAGCAGATGGCCAGCCAGTTCTGTAAAAAAACGGGCAGCGGGCAGAACAGCCTGTTCGTCAACGATCAGGTCGGGATGATGCAGATCGGAATTTCCTGAAACGCCCATGAAAAAGAAGCTGCCGGGGATCTTTTTCTGGTATTCGGCAAAATCTTCACCAATGAGGGTCAGCGGGGGTTCAACCACGTTCAACCCGCAAGCCGCAGCCGTATCAGTGGCTATTCCGGATAAAAGCGGATCATTCACCACAGGCGGGCCGAGTCTTATATACCGGACATGCGCTTCTGTACCCAGTGCGAGCGCCGTGTGTCTGGCAACCCGTTTCATCTTTTGTTCGATATTTTCCCGTACTTCTTCGCTGAACGTGCGTACGGTTCCTTCGAGCTGCGCCCGGTCAGGCATCACGTTCCATGTATTTCCGGCCTCCAGCCGGGTGACACTGATCAGCGCCTGATTCAGAGGGGATGTATTCCGGCTGATAATCGTCTGCAGGGCGCCGACCATCTGCGTAGCCGCAACAATAGTATCACTCCCCTTTTCAGGCGTGGCGCCATGCGTACCGATACCTGTGATATCGATGATAAACCGGTCGACAGCGGCCATCAGCGGACCGGAACGGATGCCGATGGTACCCGTCGGTAAAGACGGCATAATGTGCATGCCGCAAATGGACTGCACATCATCAAGCAGACCGGTTTTCAACACCTCAATGGCCCCATTGCCATTCTCCTCGGCCGGCTGAAAGATGATTTTAACGGTCCCCGAAAGTTCCTCCTCACGTTCCTTCAGTAAACGCGCAGCACCCAGCATCGTCGCCATATGCACATCATGCCCGCATGCATGCATTTTTCCCGGATGAACTGAGGCAAAAGGCAATCCGGTCTGTTCTGTTATCGGGAGTGCGTCAATATCTGAACGCAGGGCAATCGTCGGACCCGGTCTCTGCCCGCCGATGACGGCCAGAGCGCCGGTTTTCAAAGGAAATGCAGCCGTTCGAATGGAAAACTGATCCAGCCATTTGCTGATCCGGGCGGTCGTTTTGTATTCCTCAAAAGCGAGTTCAGGCTCACGGTGCAGTTGTCTGCGGCAGCTGACCAGCCATTTTTCCACTTCGGCATCTGATCTTTTTGGAGCCATATGTTTTTCCTCTCTTCCCTGATCCGAAAATTCTGAAGTTAAAGCAAGAATACATGATTTTCACGGTGCCGGCAACTGGTACCTTTTTCATTCAGAGTTCATATTTTACGAAAAAACGGGCATGATAACACAGCTGATGAAATGGGAGGATGCCGTTTTGAGAAAGCTGCGAATCAAATCGATCATGCCTGTTATCTGTCTGTGCCTCCTCGCCTCAGCGTCTGTTGCTTCGAAACCGGATGCCGGCGCTACCCTGGAAACGATCATGCAGCAGGGCACCGCTGACTCCGGTGCCCTGCTGCTCAGAAAGTCAGACTGGCTGATCAGTCAGCTGGAGCCGGTGCAGCGTAAAGTATCCCATCCTCTGTTTCAAGATGCCCCCCATGTCGATTTTACTTTCGGCGTTCTGCCCGACACGCAGTATTACAGTCAGTCCTTTCCGAAAACATTTAAAAAAATGAACCAGTGGTTTGTCGCTAACCGGGCATCGCTGAATCTAAAATATATTTTTCATCTCGGCGATATCGTCAATAACTTCAACCGGAGTTATCAGTGGAAGAGAGCCGATCAGGCGATGAAGATTCTGGATGATGCAAAATTACCTTATGGCGTCGTGACAGGGAATCATGACGTTGGGGATCAGGCCGGACACTACAGCATGTACGGCCAATATTTCGGCGAAGAACGCTTTCGCTGGAACCCGTGGTATGGCGGCTCGTATAAAGATAATCGCGGACACTTCGATCTGATTGATGTAAAAGGTGAGAAGTTTATCATGCTCGGTATCGGCTGGGGCATCGGCGGGGAAGAAGTCGGCTGGATGAATCAGATATTAAAAATCTATAAAGATCGGACCGCTATTCTTTATGTGCATGATTACCTGGGAAATAACGGGAAAAGAGCCGGACCCGGTTCGATGCTGTTTGAGCGCATTGTACGTCCAAATGCCAATGTGAAAGTGGTTCTCAACGGGCACAGATTCGGAGCAGCCAGACGCGTGGATCAACTTGATGATGATTTTGATGGAAACCCGGATCGGAAAGTCCTGCAGATTCTCTCCGACTATCAGTCGATTAAGGGAGGTCAGGGTTATATCCGTCTGCTGGGGTTTGATCTGATCCATCACCGGATCTATGTGCGGACGTATTCACCGGAAACCGGTCGCCACTATGTATTTAAAAAGAACGTCGATAACTTCAGCGTCGGATACTGAAGAAAGAAATGGTTAAACCATAGTAGCAGCCCCCCTTTCGAAGCAGGCTCTGAATTCAGGATTGATGAACCAGCTTTTTCTGATTTGAAAGTTGCTTCCGGGCCATCAGTGAAAGTAGTCCGACCAGAATCAGGCCGATTGCGCTGAGAGCGGCTGCGACAAAGTAGGCGGGAACAAACGATCCGGCCGTCTCGCTGAAGTAGGCTGCGATTCGAGGCCCAACGAAGGCACCGCCGGCATATCCGAGGAAAACGATCGCATAGTTGATCTCGAGATACTTTAGTCCAAACAGCTGACCGGTCAGCGGCGGGAAAAGGACCAGTACTCCGCCGAAGGAAAAGCCGAGCAGGATGATGCAGACGACGAAAACCACTAAGGTATCGGCGAATGCGATCAAAAGAAGCGCGCTGATGGTGATCAGAAGATCGAAAACCAGTGAACCGAATGCGCCCATCTTCTCGAACAGAACGCCAAAGCTCAGACGACCGATAAAGTTTGACAAGGTACTGACACTGACAATGATCGCGCCAAGAGAGGCGGTCAGCCCGATCTGCTGCTGGGCGATGACCGATACGGAGCTGACCAGCATGGTTCCTGCCGTACTGGCGACAATCATAGTAACGAGCAATAGATAAAACAGCGGCGAGGACACCATGACTTTCCAGTTGATATTGATTTTCTTCGGTTTTGTCTGTGATGATGATTTTGAAGGGCGAAAGCCGGGTGGCCGGTATCCCTCAGGGGCACTGTCCAGTTTCCAGGCGACGGCCCACGCCAGAATCAGGAAGGAAACGCCAAAGATGCGAAAGGCATTCAGCACACCGAAGAGCTCGATCACCTTCGCCGCGACCGGTGAAAACAGAAACGGGCCGATCGCTGCACTGGACAGGAGCAGACCGGATATCCTTCCTGATTGTTCGGGGAACCACTTCAGCGCGGTGACAAGAGACGGGTTATAGAGAATACCGGAACCGGCACCGGCGACAATGCCGAATGTGATATAGAACGCCGGAATAGATGAGGCAAAGGATGTAAGGAACCATCCGGCTGCAATGGTGAAACCGCCAACGTACATCATTTTCTTTGCCCCATGTTTATGCATATACATGCCGGCAAATATGGCGGTGACGGCCTGTATCAGCGTATAAATGGAATAAGCAAGGTTAAAGCTGCCAAGAGACCATCCTCTCAGCTGAGTCAGCGGTTCAGAAAAAACACTGTACATCGCAATAGATGAAATAATCAGAATCAGAACCCATGCAGAAGAAAAAACCGACCATCGGTGATGAGCCAGTTTTGCGGGATCATCAGTCATTTGCAGGACCTCCTGTGATATGTAAACGCTATCATTACAGACCTTATTATATAACAGGTTTTGCACTATCCAGCGCGCAAAATGCGACAATCATGTGATATGTGCTGGCGGATCCACCGTTGCAGGAGTATCCGATAGCTGAAAGGTCGCACTCATGCGAAAAGCCTGATGGAAAACGAAAATAAGCGGTATCCCGCCATTGTGCCGGAACGGCGATACGTATGCTGGTATAAAGGATACGCGATGTCATGGAAGAGTCAGAAAAAAGGTTTGACAAAAGGCCCGGTTTTTGTTAATCTTTTTCTTGTCTTGAGCAAGGTTTTGGGGCATTAGCTCAGCTGGGAGAGTGCTTCGCTGGCAGCGAAGAGGTCAGGAGTTCGAGCCTCCTATGCTCCATAAAGCCCGTTGCAGTGGGATTTTTAAGCATACAACAGGGCAAAAATGCACAGCGTTCACTGACAGACCTGGTTTTGACCAGTTTTGAACCTCTGAGGGTGAGTTTTCAGAAACTTACTCCTGGAGGTTTTTTCGTAACGCACGGGAGACATCCTGTCATTTATCGAAACGTAAAAACCGGTTGTGGCGAAAGACTGAGCCATACCGCTGCCTATACTTTCGAGCTGATCACTGAAATATGCTGTAGGCGCTTTAATTGCATCACCCCATACATTGATATTCTCTGACAAATTTGTGAACGATCAGCCCTGAAA from the Sporolactobacillus sp. Y61 genome contains:
- a CDS encoding aminotransferase class I/II-fold pyridoxal phosphate-dependent enzyme, with translation MNQLSQKRAPVLEALNRFKAMRVVPFDVPGHKRGRGNRELADFLGDRCLSVDVNSMKPLDNLCHPVLVIRDAEDLAAEAFGAEHAFFMVNGTTSAVQSMVMSVCKRGEKIIMPRNVHRSAINALILSGAVPVYVNPGMNRDLGISLGMSLDDVRQAVIENPDAKAVLVNNPTYYGICSNLKAITDLAHEYGMRVLVDEAHGTHFYFGEQMPVTAMAAGADMAAVSMHKSGGSLTQSSLLLTSHGMSEGYVRQIINLTQTTSGSYLLISSLDISRRNLALNGRRIFSRVSTMAEYARSEINRIGGYYAFSGELINGDTIYDFDRTKLSIHTLELGLAGIEVYDTLRDEYDIQIEFGDIGNILAYLSIGDRILDIERLVSALSEIRRQYAGDKTGMLSQEYIRPQVVAAPQEAFYAESESVALNESSGRICGEFVMCYPPGIPILAPGERITADILTYIRYAKERGCFLTGTRDSRVNRLQVIK
- a CDS encoding saccharopine dehydrogenase family protein, coding for MGKALIIGAGGVAGVVVHKCCQNPAVFEEICIASRTVSKCEALKKKLDGGRTKIQTAQVDANHVPELVALIKKFQPDIVINVALPYQDLTIMDACLETGVDYVDTANYEPEDTAKFEYKWQWAYRDRFKEAGITALLGSGFDPGVTGVFSAYAQKHYFDEIHQIDILDANAGDHGYPFATNFNPEINIREVTAKGSYFEKGRFIETEPMSFKKVYDFPQIGPKDIYLLHHEEMESLALHIKGIKKIRFWMTFSQSYLNHLQVLQDVGMTSIEPINFEGKQIVPLQFLKAVLPDPASLGPRTKGKTNIGCIFQGTKGGRPVRYYVYNVCDHEACYKEVGSQAISYTTGVPAMIGASMILTGKWKKPGVYNIEEFDPDPFMDALNQFGLPWQESFSPELID
- the nspC gene encoding carboxynorspermidine decarboxylase, giving the protein MAIDFRQTPSPCYIVDEGLLIKNLEILNTVERQTGCKILLAQKAFSMFSLYPLMGRYLSGVASSSLHEARLGREEMDKEVHVYSPAYRESEFDEILHVADHLVFNSFSQWRRFRDRVKQSGQPVSCGIRVNPEYSEVAAGLYNPCAPCSRMGVTLKNFEPDALEGLEGLHFHTLCEQNSDALEHTLSAVDEKFGRYLKQMKWINFGGGHHITRPDYDLSRLRRCIRFMQDKYDLQVYLEPGEAVALNAGYLVGTVLDVMHNGMDLAILDLSATCHMPDVLEMPYRPVLIGAGKPGEKSFTYRLGGPTCLAGDVIGDYSFDHRLRPGDRLVFCDMVIYSMVKNNTFNGVGLPSIAVFNETDGLRIVKSFSYKDFKSRLS
- a CDS encoding amidohydrolase — translated: MAPKRSDAEVEKWLVSCRRQLHREPELAFEEYKTTARISKWLDQFSIRTAAFPLKTGALAVIGGQRPGPTIALRSDIDALPITEQTGLPFASVHPGKMHACGHDVHMATMLGAARLLKEREEELSGTVKIIFQPAEENGNGAIEVLKTGLLDDVQSICGMHIMPSLPTGTIGIRSGPLMAAVDRFIIDITGIGTHGATPEKGSDTIVAATQMVGALQTIISRNTSPLNQALISVTRLEAGNTWNVMPDRAQLEGTVRTFSEEVRENIEQKMKRVARHTALALGTEAHVRYIRLGPPVVNDPLLSGIATDTAAACGLNVVEPPLTLIGEDFAEYQKKIPGSFFFMGVSGNSDLHHPDLIVDEQAVLPAARFFTELAGHLLRRLKL
- a CDS encoding metallophosphoesterase, with translation MRKLRIKSIMPVICLCLLASASVASKPDAGATLETIMQQGTADSGALLLRKSDWLISQLEPVQRKVSHPLFQDAPHVDFTFGVLPDTQYYSQSFPKTFKKMNQWFVANRASLNLKYIFHLGDIVNNFNRSYQWKRADQAMKILDDAKLPYGVVTGNHDVGDQAGHYSMYGQYFGEERFRWNPWYGGSYKDNRGHFDLIDVKGEKFIMLGIGWGIGGEEVGWMNQILKIYKDRTAILYVHDYLGNNGKRAGPGSMLFERIVRPNANVKVVLNGHRFGAARRVDQLDDDFDGNPDRKVLQILSDYQSIKGGQGYIRLLGFDLIHHRIYVRTYSPETGRHYVFKKNVDNFSVGY
- a CDS encoding OFA family MFS transporter, with the translated sequence MTDDPAKLAHHRWSVFSSAWVLILIISSIAMYSVFSEPLTQLRGWSLGSFNLAYSIYTLIQAVTAIFAGMYMHKHGAKKMMYVGGFTIAAGWFLTSFASSIPAFYITFGIVAGAGSGILYNPSLVTALKWFPEQSGRISGLLLSSAAIGPFLFSPVAAKVIELFGVLNAFRIFGVSFLILAWAVAWKLDSAPEGYRPPGFRPSKSSSQTKPKKININWKVMVSSPLFYLLLVTMIVASTAGTMLVSSVSVIAQQQIGLTASLGAIIVSVSTLSNFIGRLSFGVLFEKMGAFGSLVFDLLITISALLLIAFADTLVVFVVCIILLGFSFGGVLVLFPPLTGQLFGLKYLEINYAIVFLGYAGGAFVGPRIAAYFSETAGSFVPAYFVAAALSAIGLILVGLLSLMARKQLSNQKKLVHQS